tgtcacgtgtgtagtatttagaaaccgatgtatcatggggattatttcttaaataattgctcacttgtttaaaacatgcattatgtataataatagtgtgctttttatgaaaagaatgcaatatttttctaaaacgtatcatatagaggtcaaatacctcgctatgggaccaatgaataacgtactgcgtttattgtAATATGGACGGATCGTTTCATGCTGCCTCTGTTAATCGAGCTGCTGATGTTCCTTATGATGGTGTTTTTGGTTCTCATGTTGTGGAAATTAACATTGTTGATGGGCTTCAAGAGGGCCCAGTGGTTAATAATAATGGGCCTCCTTTGGGTGAGGATCAAGGTACGGATATTGGGCCTACTAAAGTGGGCCGAATTGACAGCAAGAAGAAACAATTGAATGTGATTAGCGGGACCTCCCATTCTATAATCGGAGGCAATTCTTCTAATGTTCTCTCGTACAACTTCAAGTCTCGGAAGGGCAAAGGTCGACACATAGACAAAGTGAACGAGATCACTAACCGTCCGGATGAAAGAAACGGAAAACAATCCCTCCAAAAATGGTTGAACGTTCCTGTCTCTTTTTGGGTTTTGAAGTTTAGTTTTGTTCGTTACTAGTCTTATTTTTTGTACTTTCTTCTTTTCAAGTAATCTTTGTTTGTTTGTGTCTTATTTTGCTAAGTTTAGTTTTTAGCGTGTAATAGCTCGGTTGGGTTCGGTTGGAGTTATCGTCGGTTGTGTGGCGCTTACTTGTTTCAAGCCTTTACGAGTTCTTTTATTTGTAATTGTTTGGGTCTTTCATCATTAGATGAAGGTTTCCTTTTTAATAGTATtcgttattttgtattaaaaaaataaattttttggtTTTAAATAAAAAGACTATTTCTACTTCTTGTGTAtacttaatattaattattttgacTATTGAGCTCGGATAAGAATATACTTAAAGAGCCTGGTTTATGTTAAGGTGTTCATCGGCTCAATTTTTAgtattcaattttttttattttatttgatcttaaagtttttaaaaacaaaagtcAAACTGAAATGgaatttaaattttaaaatcaaaagcAAACCGAAAACAACTCTATATTCGTTTTGGAAAactgaaaataaaaaaaattcatgtTAGCAAAATTTTGAATTCTATATAcatttttatgtaatatttacGGCATGCGTGATTGAGGGTGTTGGACATTAAGGAGTATGGTTGATTATTATTAAGGCTTTATGGTTATTTGTTGAATTCGTCTTTTCACAACTAAAAtagataaaaatatatttgattatgTGTAATTTATTCAGTTTTAATTTAGGATGTGTTTGGACGAATCCAACTGGAGTTGGAAAGCTGGAGCTGGAGCTGAAACTTATAACTGGAGTCAGTTGAAGTTGGAGTTGAAGTTTATTTTTAGAGTTTGCAAGTTGGAGTTTATTATTTTTCATGAGTGTTTGATGAAGTAGCTAGAACTAAAGCTTATTCATGTAAATTAACTAAAAATGATCACAatcatatcataattataattatttaaataatagTGAAGGCTTTTTTAGTAATTTTAAATCAGTAAACTCTACTTTTTATTAAAAGTTAATTTATGAAACTCACTTTTCTAGAGTTAATTTTAAtaagcttttttttttttcttctaaaaaaCTAAATATATAATTTAGAACTTAAAATTTCTTAAGTTTTTAGGCCGGATGCAATCATCCGTGAAACAGCTAACGGTCGCCACCCGACGACAACCATCGACAGTAAATCGCCACTGGCTCCGCCAGTGGCACCTGCAACGAGAGTAACGGCCTGAATTGTGGGGCCTACTCGTTTTTTTTTAACGGTtgattttgttttttttgttttgacTTTTTTTTTCTAGATACATATCCATACATCAGATCGTTTATTAATGGAGATTACAAGCTGTTGAAgcaggtggtggtggcggtggcgtcaATTTGGGTTTTCCGATTGGTGGCGGTGGTTGTAGATCTCCGGCGGCTCGAGGTCCAGAGCCAGATTGAAACATCGTTTGAAACTCACATCGTTGCAGGTAAAGATTGAATCTTTTGGTAAAAATTCAAGTGGGAATTGGGAAAACGTGCAATCTTTAAAGCATTCAAAGCTATGTAAAGAAGTCACTGATGCAATTGGATGGAAGAGATGCTGGCGGGTATGTTGGGTGGTTGGAATAAAAGGTGTGTTAAGATAAGTAgctattaatatagatgtaatttGTATGCATGTgtaatatataagtatttattatttaatgtatttaaataattattttaaattagTTAAAGTTTGAAATGAAATGTATGATAGTGAGAGTCTAGTGAAAGAAATGTGAGAGAAATGTTAAAGGATTTGTGGCGATGTGGCTAATAAAAGTTGTGATAAAACCATGAATATGTGGCCTTACAATCTACAtgccaaacacacacacacacacaaacaaacCGGGTTGAAAATATGCTTAATTTAACCCGATCAGAAAAATAAAACCCGCCCGTTTATAGTCGTCTTCCGATTTGGTTTCGTTTGATTCACAAATGCGCGCCCAATCAATTGCTCATATTCTTTGCACACTTCCATCCATCTTGTAAGGTAAAATACTTCTAATCTACAAATATCTTTTGCATTACAATTCCTTGTTTTCTCTCTTTATTCAAAATTGAAGTAAAGAATTTGTCAATTttaaaattaaaaccctaattaaacgaTTTAACAGAGTATTATAGTAATTTTATCTTGTAACGCAGTTACGTTATACACGGTAACATGGATGGGAGCAAATTTGATCCTGACCTAATAATTGCTGAACTCATAAGCATGGGGTTTCAGATTTCAGATGCTTCACAAGCTGTTAAACAAGTGGGCCCATCATTAAACAATGcaattgatttcattttaaacaaaaataacaataataatgcttCCAATACAAATGAAGATAATGGCAGTAGCAAGAAAGTTACTAGAAAAAAAGAAGTAAAACAATCAATTGTTGGGCGAATGCGACAGTCGACTATCTTGGATCATCTGCAATCTGCAGGAAAATCGAAGATTAGTAAGACGTCTGTTGAAGCTGATGCATCAGGTTCAAGAGCAAAGGTTGTAGGATTATCGTCGTGCTCTATAGAAGAAGATGTGGGACTAGATTGGGAAGTTAGAGCGAATAGGTTGTTGCAGCAACATTTTGGTTACGCGTCGATTAAGACATTTCAAAAGGAAGCATTGGAAGCTTGGATGGCCCACAAAGACTGCCTTGTTCTTGCTGCAACAGGATCTGGTAATCGTTTCcagaatattattattacaattacaattacaatttacTTTTACTACTATTGTTATAGGATAACTACGTTATGTGACGTTGTTTTTGGAAAATTACTATCTTAGCTGTCTTTAGTTCTTTTGTAGGTAAATCGTTATGTTTTCAAATTCCAGCTTTATTAACGGGGAAGGTGGTAGTGGTGATATCCCCATTAATAAGCTTGATGCATGACCAGTGCTTGAAACTAGCAAAGCATGGTGTCTCAGCCTGTTTCCTTGGATCTGGACAGATTGATCATACTGTCGAGCAGAAAGCAATGGGTGGGATGTATCAAATCATCTACGTATGCCCTGAGACGATCTTAAGGTTGTTTAATCGTCCATGAGTATATAATTTATGGGTTCACATTTATCAAATATTTCTGACTAATAAAGGTCTTCTGACTAATAAAGGTCTACTGACTGCTGCAGATTGATAAAACCACTTCAAAGCCTTGCAGAAAGCCGTGGAATTGCTTTATTTGCAATCGATGAAGTTCACTGCGTCTCAAAGTGGGGTCATGATTTTCGACCCGACTACAGGTTTATTTCGCTACTTGCATACGTGTAAGTCGATACAAACTGTCGACTTATATAATTTCCTTACATTTCAGGCGATTATCTGCACTGAGAGAGAACTTCAATACTGAAAAGTTTCCTTTTTTAAAGTTTCCTATACCAATAATGGCTTTAACTGCTACTGCCACCACTCGAGTCCGGGATGATATTTTAAACTCATTGCGAATGTCAAAAGATCCAAAGATTGTTCTCACCTCCTTTTTCCGCCCAAACCTTCGGTTCTCAGTAAGTTCATTGTTTTTTATTCTGCATTACATTATATGCACATTTCTttgaatatatatttaattagtattaatatctgtTCAAGAGTTTTATTTGGAGTACCATCTATGTGATTACAAGATATTGCCTGCTAATATAGGTGAAGCATAGTAGAACATCTGCATCCTCGTATGAGAGGGACTTTTGTGAGTTGATTGAAGCATACAGCAGTGACCAGAACtgcattaaaaataaaaataaaaataaaaataaaaatgaaaataaacatGATATATTAAAAGAAAGGGAAAAGAATTGGTTGGAGTGTACCGATGATGGGGATTCTTTTGAAAGCGATGATGATATAACTGATCCAAGCAAAAGTTGGGATGACGGTTCAAAGATTAAAGAACTGTCAGTTGAATATCTTGAAGATGAGTGTGACCTATCCCTCGATGTTGATGACTTGGATGGTAACTTTCTTAAATTACATCATCTTTGTTCAATTCAATGTTTTAATTTATTGTTAAACATGTATTTACTTAAGATTATATTCATTCACCACATTACTGCAGTTACTTGTGGAGAATTTAATGTACGGTCATCCACAAATGAAGTAAATAATCATGCCTCTTCTAGTCATGCAGAAGGGGAGATGGCAGTTGACCTCGGGTCAACCATTATCTATGTCCCGACCAGAAAAGATACAGTAAGCATAGCAAAGTATCTCTGTAGATACGGTGTAAAAGCTGCTGCTTATCATGCCAAGGTGAATTTCTGCTCATATTTTCTTCTCCATGGAATTAGGTTATATTTTACTGTATATTTTTATCTGCATGGGGTCAAATGGGTAGACATTCTAACCTTGGACAAAAAATTAGTTTATATTGTAACTAATCAGTAATGAGTATACATTTTCTGTAATCGTATataatacataaacatatatatcttTGATGTTTAAGAGATTGACAAAAAATGTTTGCTGCTCTACTCAACCCAATTCAACCGGTGTTGAATGTTTGAGCTGTTACCCACCTATCTTTTAATTGACCTCCTAGTGCCACCATTTTTGGACGACCTACTATGAAGCAAACTTTATGTGCGTCAACACTCGAATATTAAAATCTTGACTTGATATGAATTTCTTCTGATGTGTGCTAATAGATAATCTGTTTGCGTACTGttatattaacatgatattttTCTGTCTACATTTCAGCTGCCAAAAACACAACTGAGACAGGTGCACAAGGAGTTTCATGAGGATTCTTtacatgtatgtatcatattaatgaACTGgaaagaatatttttttttttttttttttttcagttggtGACATTTTGTTTATTATAATGATGTCCACCTTTATGTGAAGAGATTATTTGCTAGAACTTAAACAAATGATGACAATGCCTTTAAAAATGAAGTAACCTTTACTTCAATGtccatatgtatatattaaatatgtAACTGAGCAAAAGGAAAATGTTCACAATCAGTCTACTATATCTTGTTTTCATTTCCTTCAGGTTGTGGTCGCAACAATTGCTTTTGGTATGGGTATTGATAAATTAAATGTTCGAAGGATCATTCACTATGGTTGGCCTCAGGTATACTCCCATTTTACTCATCTCTGTTAATCAACCCAtcgtcatttttttttatatattacattCCTGACTTTATGCAATATACACATTAAGCAAAGTAGCTGTTATCATTCACAAACATTTTTATAGCCACTTTTTCGGTCTACAGAGTTTGGAAGCGTATTACCAAGAAGCAGGTAGAGCCGGGAGGGATGGAAAATTAGCTAATTGTGGTGAGGGACTTCATCTTTATTATGAATCCTATAATTGACTATTTTTTCAAATTTTTGTAAGGTGCGTGTGACATTCTAATATTTACAAGAAAAATATAAACATTGTTTCCGTAAATGCAGTCAAATTTTTAACTCCAACAAAATGTTTGAGCTTTTACAAGAAAGATTATATTTGTCAAGTAAACAAGGTCTAAGAAGTAATATCTGTTATAGTTTGAGACATAATGATTCTTATTTCATACCAATTAAGATGTTTATTTCTTGAATCGAGTTCTGATCCCTTTTTATTAATTTTCCGTGCTTCAATGAATAGTTCTATATGCAAATTTGTCAAGAATGCCATCGCTTCTTCCTAGTCGAAGAAATGAAGAACAGACTAGACAAGCTTATAAGATGTTATCTGATTGCTTCAGGTTCACATTTAATTTATCGTTTACAAGGTCTCTGCTTTTATCATCTATTGACGTTGTAGTTTACGATACGTTTTTATGCTTTGCAGATATGCTGTGCATACTTCTAAATGTCGAGCCCAAATGCTAGTACAATATTTTGGGGAAGATTTTACCGATCATGATTGTCATACGTATGTTAACTGCTTTCCTTTTCTTTATGTGATTAACTCTGCTTATAGATGAATAATAAATTTGTATAATGAAATACGGTATAATTACAACATACTAAGAAAGTGTATCTTTGGAGCTTGGATTAAATAGATTGTTGAAATGTTTGTTAGTAACGTTTAAATCATTGTCGTATATTGGTTTCTTACAAGAATATTTATGGTATTGTTCAGGTGTGATGTTTGTATTAAGGGACCTCCTGAAAAGCAAGATGTGAAGGATGAAGCTACACTTCTCCTGCAGATCATTGCTGCTCATAATGTGAGTATACTGTAAAATTTCATTGTTTTTTAGTtagttttatgatgatgatgatgatgatgatgatgatgatgatgatgatgctaactATGATTAATATATGGATTTtcaactgttttttttttttttttttttttttttcttttattaaatTAAAGAATTACTAATGGACATGTTGACCTCCAGGAAAATAGAAGTTATCTGGAAGACTGTTCCTATGATGATGACAATAGAAGGCAAATATGCATTGCAAAGCCAAATGTTAAGATGTTTGTTAGTAGAATTAGGGAACAGGTAGGTTATAATTATTAGCTGTTGGAAATTCAATATCTgtaatatatgattattattattatgtgacaTGAACTTTATTTCTGTTAACCATTTGTGTAATGCACAGGATATAAAGTTTGCAACTACTGATATTTTATGGTGGCAAGGTCTCGTACGTATCCTGGAAGACAAAGGGTTTCTTAGAGAGGCAGATGAGAAGGTAATATAGATTAAATCATACACACATTCATTTAGATTTCATAAGTCACAAATTTTCACAGATAGTCCCTGTGGTATACCCAAATTTTCACGTGTAGTCCCTGAATTCTTTTTTTGCATTGGTAGTCCTTTGAATTGTTATTTTTTAACCCTAGGTTATAAAGTTTTACGCCGATCATTCATTTTAATTGCATTTACAGATTCATGTTCAGATTAAATATCCTGAATTAACAAAACTTGGGTTGGAATATTTGAGGACAAAATCGGAGCAACCGTTGTATGTTTGTCCAGAAGCAGATATGTTGCTCTCCCAAACTACGCCAAAACCGTTTTCATCTTTTTCAGAATGGGGAAAAGGTTGGGCTGATCCCGAGATTCGTAAGCGAAGATTATCAAGAAATCGACCATGGAAACCGCCACGCCAAAGAAAGAAACAAAAGCGTCAGGTGGATATGAAAACTGTTCGA
This genomic window from Rutidosis leptorrhynchoides isolate AG116_Rl617_1_P2 chromosome 2, CSIRO_AGI_Rlap_v1, whole genome shotgun sequence contains:
- the LOC139890637 gene encoding ATP-dependent DNA helicase Q-like SIM, which gives rise to MDGSKFDPDLIIAELISMGFQISDASQAVKQVGPSLNNAIDFILNKNNNNNASNTNEDNGSSKKVTRKKEVKQSIVGRMRQSTILDHLQSAGKSKISKTSVEADASGSRAKVVGLSSCSIEEDVGLDWEVRANRLLQQHFGYASIKTFQKEALEAWMAHKDCLVLAATGSGKSLCFQIPALLTGKVVVVISPLISLMHDQCLKLAKHGVSACFLGSGQIDHTVEQKAMGGMYQIIYVCPETILRLIKPLQSLAESRGIALFAIDEVHCVSKWGHDFRPDYRRLSALRENFNTEKFPFLKFPIPIMALTATATTRVRDDILNSLRMSKDPKIVLTSFFRPNLRFSVKHSRTSASSYERDFCELIEAYSSDQNCIKNKNKNKNKNENKHDILKEREKNWLECTDDGDSFESDDDITDPSKSWDDGSKIKELSVEYLEDECDLSLDVDDLDVTCGEFNVRSSTNEVNNHASSSHAEGEMAVDLGSTIIYVPTRKDTVSIAKYLCRYGVKAAAYHAKLPKTQLRQVHKEFHEDSLHVVVATIAFGMGIDKLNVRRIIHYGWPQSLEAYYQEAGRAGRDGKLANCVLYANLSRMPSLLPSRRNEEQTRQAYKMLSDCFRYAVHTSKCRAQMLVQYFGEDFTDHDCHTCDVCIKGPPEKQDVKDEATLLLQIIAAHNENRSYLEDCSYDDDNRRQICIAKPNVKMFVSRIREQDIKFATTDILWWQGLVRILEDKGFLREADEKIHVQIKYPELTKLGLEYLRTKSEQPLYVCPEADMLLSQTTPKPFSSFSEWGKGWADPEIRKRRLSRNRPWKPPRQRKKQKRQVDMKTVRGRLAAKLSK